A single window of Bombus huntii isolate Logan2020A unplaced genomic scaffold, iyBomHunt1.1 ctg00000068.1, whole genome shotgun sequence DNA harbors:
- the LOC126876274 gene encoding uncharacterized protein LOC126876274 produces the protein MGDLPEARITESRPFRNVGIDYCGPFYIKERRDRNRRKIKTYAAIFVCLATKAVHIELVSDLTTDAFLAALRRFISRRGYCATILTDNGTNFVGANRELQELRTLLQSDDHQDRVQNFLADRQIQWRFNPPNSPHFGGLWEAAVKSFKRHLIRVVGTELLTFEHLNTLVIEIEAILNSRPLTPTSSDPKDPPVLTPGHFLIGDTLTSLRERDFRTVPSGRLSSWQRIHQIKQHFWSRWYREYLNELTRRSKWDKGKHNIHEGTVVILREDNVPSMQWPLGRVIKVHPGADGIIRTATVQTATSILDRGVKRLVPLPIHPDPDEAERPHGAKEVTNDTPDSTARI, from the coding sequence ATGGGTGATTTGCCAGAGGCGCGTATTACCGAATCGCGGCCGTTCAGGAACGTCGGAATCGACTACTGCGGCCCATTCTACATCAAGGAGAGGAGGGACCGCAACCGACGTAAAATCAAGACGTACGCCGCCATATTCGTTTGTCTGGCGACAAAGGCGGTCCACATAGAGTTAGTCAGCGACCTAACCACCGACGCCTTCTTGGCCGCGCTACGCCGTTTCATCTCGCGGCGAGGATACTGCGCAACGATCCTCACCGACAACGGCACCAATTTCGTCGGGGCTAATCGGGAGCTGCAAGAACTCCGGACCCTATTGCAGTCCGACGACCACCAGGATAGGGTACAGAATTTTCTCGCCGACCGACAAATACAATGGCGTTTTAATCCTCCGAACTCACCACATTTTGGCGGCTTATGGGAAGCCGCAGTTAAATCGTTCAAACGCCATCTCATCCGCGTGGTCGGCACGGAGCTCCTGACCTTTGAACACCTCAACACCCTTGTGATCGAAATTGAGGCCATTCTCAATTCACGCCCACTGACTCCCACCTCATCCGATCCGAAAGATCCCCCTGTCCTCACTCCCGGTCATTTTCTAATCGGTGATACCCTAACCAGTTTACGGGAGCGTGATTTCAGGACAGTTCCATCAGGACGGCTATCCAGTTGGCAGCGCATTCACCAGATTAAGCAGCACTTCTGGAGCCGATGGTATCGAGAATACCTAAACGAGTTAACCCGCCGCAGCAAATGGGACAAGGGCAAACACAACATTCATGAAGGCACCGTAGTAATCCTCAGGGAGGACAACGTGCCCTCTATGCAGTGGCCTTTGGGCCGCGTAATCAAGGTCCATCCAGGAGCCGACGGAATCATCCGGACCGCTACCGTGCAGACGGCAACAAGCATCCTGGACCGCGGCGTCAAAAGACTGGTCCCCTTACCCATCCACCCAGATCCAGACGAGGCCGAACGCCCACACGGAGCGAAGGAGGTCACCAACGACACACCAGACTCCACAGCCAGAATTTGA